The following DNA comes from Epinephelus lanceolatus isolate andai-2023 chromosome 1, ASM4190304v1, whole genome shotgun sequence.
aaccatttccctcagtggaaacaaagctttgatttactttaatttcacagataagaaacaataaattgtgaagacaataaagcctccacacactgtgtgtgatttatcctggctgaaatatgagcagaggaaatctctgctagctgctaggctcatttatacaatgtaaaatgccataggcttgtgctaataacgttagcacgttgtatttgtggggaaaacgtgtttagtatgtTGGGATTCATTGTTTCAGTTGCTCACAGACTCTCTCAACCTGAACCAGAGAAGTTAGAGAttcaaacacaaggtttgcaactaactttccagcaacaagaaGAATCAAGTCGAGTGAGCActccagcgtctaactctgcaaggagcccgagcgaccagcttcctcagaTCTACACCTTTGGAACAAGGGACACAACAAAGAGTGcttctggaaccacagctcctctgccggctaacaaacgCAGCACTCCACCAAGCGACTCTTTCTTCATCCATTCAAGGGATTTAATGCTGTTTCCTGAGTcgttgttgtgattgtttgattgccaaagctaagtgaggttagtttgctaatgctgttcACAGATGTCTTGCACCAACTAAACGTCCTCTGCATTGATCCAGACCATTTGCAACACATATTTGTGAAATAAAGACAATGATcctaaataaagaaacaaaggaCAGAACAGCAAACGTGATTTTACTGTGGTGAATGTGGAAAGAAGGACTGCCCACACACTGACTTGCACTTACACAGCAATGGCTTCAAAACCAAGTacttgtaacttgtgtaagtgcAAGTCAGTGTGTGGGCAGTCCTTCTTTCATGTTAAGCACTTTCTGCTGTGCCAACGCACCTGATGACAGAAGCTGATTATCCTGGTGTGCAAAAGCCTCTTCAATACAATACTGGCGAGCTCGGTTTGTTATACCTCCATGATAACAGATATGAAAAtgagagggtcaaagttcaggctGTGATGAGACAGCAGTCTGTCCTGACTGTGAGCAGACTGCAGGGGACAGTACGGACTTTTGAAGGGCTgctgcagtacatactgaaCGCTAAAAAAAGGGATGTGATTCAGAGCGCACCCTCTGTGGCTGTGCGGCGGCTCGTAGCTCAGCTCAGTGAATTACGAAACAGAGCGGTGGATAAAACACACAGTGAAACTGATGTGGCTCCAAACAGACCTGTAGGTCATCAGAGGAGCTTCTGTTTCTGGTGATGGTGTCACCAACCATCATGTAAGGAGCTAGCTTAGCGTAGCATCCTGTCAGTGTGTCTGAGatcaaactttattgatcctgaGGGACGTCAGACGCAGCGGCTGCAGCACAGAGTCAGCAGAGTGTGAAGTACTCTCAGAAAACAATTAGGTGAAACTCTGAAATATGCACAGATGAGTCGGGCGAACAGCTGCaaccagtctgtgtgtgtgtgaggtcacAGTCAGCTGATCCCAGAGGGACGGTACCCTCTGACACTAACTGGGAACCAGTGCAAAGTGTGGCTGCAGAGTGTGACAGGAAACAGTGTGTACCTCCTTCATGATGGCGTCCTGAGGGTCTGTGGTCTCAATGATGGTTGGCTCCACAAAGTATCCCTTCCTGTTGTCACAGTTACCCCCGGCGATGACCTTCAGGCTGGACGAAGACTTGGCGTGATCGAGCCACTTCTTTATCCGAGCAAACGACTGCAGGACGaaacgcagtataaatacacacaaatacaccacAACAGGACGtcatgcagagcagcagctgaagGAAACTCACCTTATCATCGATCACAGCCGAGAAGAACGTGCTGAAGTCTTCGACCGGCTGAAGGAGAACACAAACATCTAATGAATACACGACCAACAAACATCTAATGAATACACGACCGACATCTGTAATTATTATTCAAGTCTTCATCAGGATGaagaacaaacattagtatcaTTATTAACTGTCACTAATCAACCATCTTCAAAAATAATACAGTTGTACTTTAGCTGTACTCTTACCAGTATTTAAGCAGTGTTTTAGCTGCACTTGGGTGTACTCACGTCTCCCACTGTGAGCTGGCGGTGGATGTCCAGCAGCTGGCCTCTGATCTGCGGCCACATGCTGTCTGGGACGTACATCCTGGAGCAGGCCGAACACTTCTGACCTCCGTACTCGAAGGCCGAGCGGATCGTCCCCTTCACCACGCTCTCCACATCTGCTGACTTGTGGACAAAGTGGAAGTTCTTCCCTCCGCACTCTGAAAGCGTGGACAGGACACGTGATTTAAACATGAGGGTCAAAGAGACGTCACCTTGGTCTGAGTTAAAGGATGAAAAAAGATCAGCTGACCTCCTGCCAGTCGAGGGAACGTCCTGTAGGTGTCCAGGTTCTGAGCCACCTGCTTCCAGAGACGCTTGAACGTCCTACAAACAACAGATTCAGTCAAAACGTTCGTACGGAGCCAGAAACAGAGTCAGGATGAACTCAGCGGTGTCAGAGGCACTGAGACGAGGCTGCTGAGACACAGCCTCACACcttataaaacacttttctctgAGTGGAGCAACCAGTATTTAATCTGCCATATTAACATGGTGAAGGAGAAAATATCTTTCAGTTGCTGCGCAGCTGTTTCACAAAGCTGTAACACTTATTTGAAGTGAGCGGCAGGAAGCAGCAGGAGATGGAAACACGTCTGTGCAGCAGCTCAACGTGCAAAGAGACGACTGACGGTGAACGAATGAAATGAACATCATGTGGTGAACCTGCAGCCGCAGACTGATGAGTTTTCACACAGCTCATCAGAGACGGAGTGAGAGAAAGGATGACATCATCTGGACCATGTGACTCAGCGCAGTGATGCATTTCAACAAGGAAGCAGGAAATGACTGTGTGATTCTTCTGTGGGTTTGATCTAGTGAAGGTAAACCAAGAGAGCGTGATGTCACTCGTCCTCCAGACGTCTGCAGGGTTGAGATTGAGAACTCTACACAAAATACACACTATTAGCAAATTTACACAAGTTTACATGTGGCGTGACAACAGCCtatcagcgttgagattctccTGACGTCAGAGAGAATCAGAAATGGAGGACAAAGTTATCGTTGCCGTCTGTGGATACCTGGAGCTCTATGACTCAGAGTCAGAAGGAACAAGGAGCAAAGCCGCAGGACTACATCAGGTCTGAACATACGTGTCTGTGACCTGTGGCGGACGTTTCATTGAGTTGCTGATAACTTTAAGTTGGTctcttattgtgaaaggtaaaaCACAGGAGGAGTGTGGCGGTAACGTACGGCCATGGACAATATAAGAAATAATAAAGTGTGTAGTCGTCTGGGTTCACGCGGGTTCATTCAGCTATCAGTGGTACTTTACCATAAACCAAGTTAGCACTGACATTAGCTTTAGCTGCCTTCCCTGGTTAGTTAGTTAGCCCAACCGTTAGATCACAGGTGGGTGAGCTCCTGCGTCTCATATTAAAGACGTGTGCTTACGGGACGCTGCCGGTGAAGTTGATGCCGGCCAGGTGTTCTGAAGATGTGACAGTGTCTCCGAACACTGGACCATCAGCTGGTAGGAACTGGATGATGTTTGGGGGGAGCCCACAGTCCCTCAGGACTCTGTAGACAGCGTAGCTGGCAGACATGGCAGTGTCGCTGGGCTTCCACAGAACCACGTTCCCCTGAAACACACCACAGAACAAACACATTACAAATACATTCCACAGGATCACAGCTGCAACAGGTCAAGTTTACTTTGTGACAAACTAATCCTTCTGTTCTCACTCCGCcaccctctgacctctgacccctggtACTGATGGATGAGCCACAGGTGTatctaaagcaggatttatacttctgcgtcgaaTCAACGCCGTCATCTCCGCTGtggcctgatgtgcacctcccctaATATGTAACCACaagccttgtgtgtgatttatcctggctgaactatgagcagaggaaatctctgctagctgctaggctatttcatacaatgtaaaatgccatagacttgtgctaataatgttagcatgttgtatttgtggggtttgaaactgtctctgtgAAGCCaagtttactgtgtgtttactgtgtgtttagaAATGCTGCCacttttggaggtgtaactgcagcgtgacacagacccccccccccccccccaacaacAGCGTAGGTTCGTATGTGGCGCTGATACACAAGTACACACTCCTGTCTGAGGAGATAAGGCTCGCAGAATCAGTCTTccaatcccaaatggatcccttacagaccCATTTGCGGGGAGTATCTTCTTTTAAGTCActtcttaaaacacatttttatagaCTTGCTTTCATGTGATGTCgtctctcttttatttattattattcttgtttttatggtttcattggtatttactgttgttgtttcccTGTTGTTGCTACTCTGTCTGTTTTCTttgaatgctgctgctgcttttgtcttcttctattttttttaactgttgttgATCATTCtggttttgctttgtttgtcaaagcactttgtaaacactgtttttaaaagattctatataaatattaaatattattattataagtgtaAATCCGCCTTAACGTGGAGGATGTTCACCAGGCCGTgacatgtcttcaacatgaaTCGGTTCATGTACTGATCGTCTAAAGAGGCTCCAGTCatgttagcagctctgtgaggcctCCAATGATGGTGCAGCTGAATGGAACACACCCCATCACTAACTGAACACAGCCCTGAAATACTCTGCATGCAGAGACAAACATGTTCACACTCACCATGAGAGCTGGCGTACCTGCCAGGTTTCCACCAATGGCAGTGAAGTTAAAAGGAGCCACAGCTGCTACAAACCCCTgagagagaacacacacacacacacacacacacacacacacatttatatccTAACAATAAAAAGATGAAATGTGAGACTGCAAACACTCAGTCCTGACATATAATTAAATAACAGacaataaagattaaataaaaagtcTCCATGTACAGACTGAATCCTTCGTccacaaaataaataatcaacagaACAACGAAACAAATTCTGGCTGATAAAAGTTTATATTATTCAGTGAGCAGCTGACGCCGCACACTGTGAGCTGAcggtgaggaaacagagccgcTCATTAATGACCTGTGTTAAAAGGCTACATCATGACACCTGATATATAACCTGCTATTTTGAGATCTCCTCTAAACTACTAAAATCTACAGTcagaataaagttaaataaagaagCTATTATATAAAATACCGTTCAAATAAAGTTAAGTAAGTTATTGTTAGAATCAAGGTGCAACCactgatgcttttattttgaagcacctgGCTCGTCTCGGACAGGAagtgatgatgtttttgttgtgaacccaaacttttgcatgccaccgTACATCCTGTGTGGAACAAGCTGCGATACATCGAGTGTATTCGACATATACGTGTGTGATGATTTCACCTCCAGGCCGCGGTACAGCATGGTGTTGGTGCTCCCCTCAGCGTCTAACGGCTGCTGTTTCTCCAGCTCAACGGCATGTTTGGCGTTAAACCTGAAGAAGTCGATCAGCTCTGCAGCGGCATCGATCTCCGCCTGGATCACCGTCTTAccctgaaacacagacacaaacacagcacgCAGTGAAATACCAGCGCTCTGATTTAGTCTTTGCACAGAGACATGTGTCCCTGTTACACTGTGTGGGATTCAAAGTGTCTGACTGTGTTGGAAATCTCTGTCTCTAATGTGGTGCGTTCAACGACTGCCTGGGAAGTCTTTATGTAAGAGGCTGCGTTTTACAACTGTTCTCTATGAGGCGCAAACACAGGCCCTAAATGAAGTTTCTTTACGTTCTGAACACTGTTCTTTAATTTCTGAATATTTGCTTCAAGTATTTTTTAGTTTGCTGTTGTCaatgtcacttcctgtgtggCAGCAGAGTAACGGGATCCACAGAGCAAATTGGTACCAAACCACCCCGAGTGTCCCGTACCTGTCCAATCATGGTCTTGGCGAGGATCTCGGCTCTCTTGGGTCCACTGATGACGTCGGCTGCCTTGAAGAGGACCTGGGCTCGGTCCTGGATGGGCTTCAGGTCCCATTCTTTCCTTGCCGCCACAGATGCCAAAATCGCCTTGTTGATCAGCTCCTGTCACGTTCAAACCACAAAGAGAGGGTTGGTGGAGGCATAAAACACAACAGGAACATGAAGAAATAAAtcttaataaaaacataaaaccagTGTTGAATGATAAAACTGAGGGAGAGGTTGTTTCCACAAACCTTCAGATGTTAGGGGCGGACCTGTCTGAGGCCCCGCCCCCTCAATGATGTGTGactttaaaccttaataaaatgtaaacagttgtATAAAACATGTCGTGAATGTTGAAATGATCTCCAGAGAGcaaacaggctgtaaacatgttaacatggaggtctctgactcacttctggagccagcctctagtggacattagaggaactgcaggttttgatACTTAAGCGTCGGCCTCATTTTTCCACCCTGGTGGACACAGCTTTGGTGAAACGGGCAGCTGAGCTGACGTTACAGGACTAACGTTAGCAAAGCCCCAGTCgccagcagcagagacagacagcaggcaAAAAACTCATATTTTTAATATGGATAACGCCTCCCCTTATGTACTGTAAACCCCAGTGAAATGTCAGGACGGTATCAAGATATGAAACAAGTCGAGCCCTGGTGTATAAAGGCGTTGAGACTTCCTTAAAAGACTCCCATAAAAATAACTTTGAGTCTTACAGACCTACATTTGGTGTAATTAACCTGGTGAAGTTTTCAGGTTGtttgaatatttgaaacaagttttgaaaaacaaaactttttcacATATGATTTGGAAACAGACCAAAAGAACTATAAACTCAGTCCAGGGGGCGGTCGCACCAACAGAGCTTATTCCtgttggacttccgggtcaaagcccggggcggaaactgtggagcatgctcagagcgcctcggccagtttgggtctgattgactgtatacatgcaggagtcacatgatctgggtgtgttagtcccactgtgacacattcactgcaggaccatttcactcacactgacatgtttacagggaTTTATAAAGAGCAGTAAATCAGTTTCTCTGACgtcatggaaacacactgactgtaggtCCATCAGTTTTGAGCTACAGCCAAGTTGGTTTactttctcctctcctgtcaTGTGACCTGTGGAGCTCCAcctgctgtcaatcaaacacagacTCGCCTCCCTTGTTCAGCTCTATTGATCTTCATGTGTCTGTGAAAcacccttttctttttctctgttgcTCCATAATAACGTCACCACAAATGATAAATGAGCAGCTTCAGATTTGCAGGACAACGTTAACAGCGTATCCCAGCAGCGCCTGCACACATCGCTAAGACCAGGTGTAGTTACGACTAGGTTTTGTTGGTGCAACCGACGTGAAGTTCGTCCTAACGACTGGCCTCAACAAAGACAGAATTAGCAGCTGGGACCAGGCTTAGTtaagaccagttggtgcaactGGCTCCAGGAGTTCAGTGTGGTTCTCTGAAACATGCAGAACGTGTTTTATTAGAACTTACCTTATCAGCGTAACAGAACTTTGCCACTTTATGCGAGTGATTGAACGGCTTtggacagaaacaaagagaacagTGAGTTACGACACTATGAAGGAAAAATactgaaacacaacattcagctcagtgtttctcatcagctgctcctctcacagAGAGAACTCTGAATGCATGTttgaataatgataataatcagTGATGAAATTCCTTCACATGGAGCAACAGTTTACTCAGATTACAgaactcacagataactgataTCTGATGTCTTTGGTCCACACGTGTTCGTCTCCGACCACACATGGGATCTCCTCCGTCTTGTCCTTCAGACTGTCTAAGGCCTGAAATGAGAACGCTGAAATATAACTCATGTTCAGACTGTTTGAGTCTGTGTTTGTGACTGTTGGCTTCAaaccttcagcagctctttcctCTCTGCGCTGCCCTCTGTGAAGCCAAGGATCGGCTCATTCTTCACCTCCACAGCTGCACGAGGAAACGTTCTGAaccttcaaacacacaaacacaccatgttTGGTTAATGCCACTCACACCACAAAATCCCATTTCTATTGTGTTGTATAACCCAGCAGGAAAACAGCACATATCAGCAGGTGACTTTGACCTGAATTAAACTGGCCATGAGTGTGGGGGTCGTGAACTCCTTTAATGAATAGACCAGAGCTTCATGAACTGGTTTCAGCCTGATTCTTCAATTCAGCCCCAAAATCATCAGTTGGATCCAAGTTGACCACGTGTCGTGCAGTGACACGGACCCTGAACTAACTCAGCACTTTCCAAACCTTTCCAGTCCTGACCTCCTCTGAGAGCAGCTGCCTCTCCACACACTGAGCACGTCTCTGTCTACCAACACACCTGGGGACATTTCAATAATGAAACATCATCAACATCCTCATCTGCCATCAGTGGTTCACACCTGCTCCAGCTTTCTCCTCACTCGTCAGTTCAGGCTCCTCACAGTTTACCACACTTGTCAGACTTGTGTTCGGCCATGTCGCTGAGCTGGTTAGCCATCTCTGTCACgtagctgtcagtcagtcactctacagcaggacaaACAAAGTGCCGGTGTCTCTACAGGTGGTCTTTGGCCGAGCTCCGCCTGAACACTTGAATGGATGGTAGCCAGCGTCCCCGGGCTGTTATTGGCTTCagtcactgaactcaacaggcctctATTTGGGACagacctttaattcctttcacacaaaactgttgcccAGCAAAGGGCCAGCTGtgactcagaggtagagcggatCGTCCACAATTGGAAGATCATCAGTTCGacccccggctcctccagtctgcataccaaagtgtccttgagcaagatactgaaccccaaattgctcctgatggctgctccattggtgtgtgagtagcaccttgtatggtagcctcggccaccagtgtatgaatgtatgaatgtgtgaatgggtgagtgtgactcactgactgtgtaaaaagcgctttgagtggtcagatgactagaaacgCACtttacaaatgcaggtccattaccaaagatcaggaaataaaatcagactgtttatttaaaccagtctGAAAAtgaggcttcagataatatattaatgatgaatcattcatttgatctaacTCAGACTGACGGAGCATCAGAGAGGATCACAGCACCTGATATACGAACACAACTCCACTTTATCCTGTTCAAACAgtcctcacaacttggattcattttcatgaaaaacccttttgtttcttttgatcTGAGAACTCTTACAGACTGAAGGAACATGGAcaacttacagggtaattgaggaatggacacatcaTTTAAGGtcgccaacaacctggttttaaacatctgaagaacttctataGAAAATGAACTGTTTGGC
Coding sequences within:
- the aldh4a1 gene encoding delta-1-pyrroline-5-carboxylate dehydrogenase, mitochondrial; its protein translation is MLRARAAVSQSWRGFRTFPRAAVEVKNEPILGFTEGSAERKELLKALDSLKDKTEEIPCVVGDEHVWTKDIRYQLSPFNHSHKVAKFCYADKELINKAILASVAARKEWDLKPIQDRAQVLFKAADVISGPKRAEILAKTMIGQGKTVIQAEIDAAAELIDFFRFNAKHAVELEKQQPLDAEGSTNTMLYRGLEGFVAAVAPFNFTAIGGNLAGTPALMGNVVLWKPSDTAMSASYAVYRVLRDCGLPPNIIQFLPADGPVFGDTVTSSEHLAGINFTGSVPTFKRLWKQVAQNLDTYRTFPRLAGECGGKNFHFVHKSADVESVVKGTIRSAFEYGGQKCSACSRMYVPDSMWPQIRGQLLDIHRQLTVGDPVEDFSTFFSAVIDDKSFARIKKWLDHAKSSSSLKVIAGGNCDNRKGYFVEPTIIETTDPQDAIMKEEIFGPVLTVYVYPENNYKEVLQLIDNTSPYALTGAVFAQDKTVIDEAAKALRNAAGNYYVNDKSTGSIVAQQPFGGARASGTNDKPGGPHYVLRWTSPQVVKQTHVPLTDWRYSYMG